In Rutidosis leptorrhynchoides isolate AG116_Rl617_1_P2 chromosome 2, CSIRO_AGI_Rlap_v1, whole genome shotgun sequence, one genomic interval encodes:
- the LOC139888522 gene encoding uncharacterized protein, whose protein sequence is MGSRLRGSNSDSEDLRIVQLIQEIEDNDSEVESAPSIPRVRGYIPREREVAAQRLWDDYFCETPKYPQRKFKRRFRMRIQLFLRIVQGVTTFQSDNVPEYFTYFSQRVDVIGRPTFTTLQKCMSAIRQLAYGTAPDMWDEYLQMSEQTSILCLDYFCMCIITLYKKEYMRSPNAHDVARLYSAQMGEPY, encoded by the coding sequence atgggTTCGAGGTTACGGGGGTCTAATTCCGACTCCGAAGATTTGCGGATTGTTCAATTAATTCAAGAAATAGAAGATAATGATTCCGAAGTCGAATCGGCACCATCTATTCCGAGAGTTAGAGGTTACATTCCTAGAGAACGGGAGGTTGCTGCACAACGTTTGTGGGATGATTATTTTTGTGAGACGCCAAAATATCCACAAAGAAAATTTAAACGCCGTTTTCGCATGCGAATACAATTATTTCTCCGGATAGTGCAAGGTGTTACTACTTTCCAAAGTGATAATGTGCCAGAATATTTTACTTACTTTTCTCAACGAGTTGATGTTATCGGTAGGCCTACATTTACTACTTTACAAAAATGTATGTCGGCTATACGTCAATTGGCGTATGGCACCGCTCCCGATATGTGGGATGAATATTTGCAAATGAGTGAGCAAACATCAATACTATGTCTAGATTACTTTTGTATGTGTATTATTACATTGTACAAAAAGGAATACATGCGATCTCCGAATGCACACGATGTTGCTAGATTATATAGTGCTCAAATGGGTGAACCCTACTGA